The Kordia sp. SMS9 genome window below encodes:
- a CDS encoding stage II sporulation protein M, which yields MREVAFIKQNKQKWLNFEKTIYNNQFKNPDELSSLYIQLMNDLSYAQTYYPKSKTISYLNQLAAAAFQRIYRTKRTKTNRFISFWKTEVPLIMFEYRRYVFYAFLIFGAFITIGAVSAAYDDSFVRLILGDGYVNETLENIEKGDPVAIYKSGSNWGSFIGITVNNLYVGMLCFVFGVFGGIGTGYVLMVNGIMIGAFQYFFYDQGVLWESVRGIWIHGSMEIFAIGIEGAAGLILGASILFPKTYSRMASFKMGLKTGIKILISTFPFTFMAGFLEGFVTRYSNTMPNWLSVGIILVTLGLISFYYLIYPHIVHKKLRTHVPTI from the coding sequence ATGAGAGAAGTTGCATTTATCAAGCAAAATAAGCAAAAATGGTTAAACTTTGAAAAAACCATTTATAATAATCAGTTTAAAAATCCCGATGAACTTTCATCTTTGTATATTCAGTTGATGAACGATTTATCGTACGCGCAAACGTATTACCCTAAGAGTAAAACTATTAGCTATCTAAATCAACTGGCTGCTGCAGCTTTTCAACGTATTTATAGAACCAAACGTACCAAAACAAATCGTTTTATTTCTTTTTGGAAAACGGAAGTTCCGCTCATTATGTTTGAGTATCGTCGTTATGTGTTCTATGCTTTTCTCATATTTGGCGCTTTTATAACGATTGGTGCTGTTTCTGCTGCGTATGACGATTCATTTGTACGATTGATTTTAGGAGATGGGTATGTAAATGAAACATTGGAAAACATAGAAAAAGGCGATCCCGTCGCCATTTACAAAAGCGGAAGCAACTGGGGAAGTTTTATCGGCATCACCGTCAACAATTTATATGTAGGAATGCTGTGCTTTGTTTTTGGTGTTTTTGGCGGCATCGGAACAGGCTATGTACTCATGGTCAACGGCATCATGATTGGTGCTTTTCAATACTTCTTTTACGACCAAGGTGTTTTGTGGGAAAGTGTTCGCGGTATTTGGATTCACGGTTCCATGGAAATTTTTGCCATTGGTATAGAAGGTGCTGCCGGATTGATATTAGGCGCCAGCATTTTATTCCCCAAAACTTATTCGCGAATGGCGTCTTTTAAGATGGGACTCAAAACGGGCATCAAAATACTCATTAGTACCTTTCCTTTTACTTTTATGGCTGGTTTTTTGGAAGGATTTGTCACGCGGTATTCCAATACCATGCCCAATTGGCTTTCAGTCGGAATCATTTTAGTGACCTTAGGACTCATCTCATTTTATTATTTAATTTATCCACACATTGTTCACAAAAAACTAAGAACTCATGTTCCAACTATATAA
- a CDS encoding RDD family protein: MSEIQINTTQNVNINFTLSSIGERVVAHIIDLIIKIAYGFVIVWCFEAMFSTDDWFYELDYWSRVAIYIVLIFPALIYTLVLESLWEGQTVGKKILKIKVVKIDGYQATFVDYLIRWIFRIVDLNILSGFIALITVIMSDKGQRLGDMTAGTAVISKKNKVLISHTILEELGEDYKPQFPTVINLSDNDMRIIKETFVIAKKGKDYETLKKLRTKVEQVMETKSDKATVPFLDIVIKDYNFYTQNM, translated from the coding sequence ATGTCAGAGATACAAATTAATACTACGCAAAATGTGAACATAAATTTCACATTATCCTCTATTGGGGAACGTGTTGTAGCTCATATTATCGATTTGATTATCAAAATTGCGTATGGCTTTGTCATCGTTTGGTGTTTTGAAGCGATGTTTAGCACTGATGATTGGTTTTATGAGTTGGATTATTGGTCGCGAGTCGCCATTTATATCGTGCTGATTTTTCCTGCGTTGATTTATACGTTAGTGTTAGAATCTTTGTGGGAAGGACAAACCGTTGGGAAAAAAATATTGAAAATAAAAGTGGTCAAAATAGACGGCTATCAAGCTACTTTCGTCGATTATTTAATTCGATGGATTTTTAGAATTGTCGATCTCAACATATTGAGTGGTTTCATTGCTTTAATCACGGTAATTATGAGTGACAAAGGACAGCGTTTGGGTGATATGACCGCAGGAACTGCTGTTATTTCAAAGAAAAATAAAGTTTTGATCTCACATACTATTCTTGAAGAACTCGGAGAAGATTACAAGCCACAGTTTCCTACTGTCATCAATCTTTCAGACAATGATATGCGCATTATTAAAGAAACTTTTGTCATTGCCAAAAAAGGGAAAGATTATGAAACCTTGAAGAAGCTTCGCACCAAAGTAGAGCAGGTTATGGAAACAAAGTCAGACAAAGCTACTGTACCTTTCTTGGACATTGTGATTAAAGATTACAACTTCTACACTCAAAACATGTAA
- a CDS encoding trimeric intracellular cation channel family protein has product MLFYALDIIGTFAFAISGVLVAMQKRLDPFGILIIAFVTAIGGGTLRDVLIGRTPVGWMNDLNYVYTIGLACVFAVLLRKKLNKLRKSLFLFDTIGLGVFTIIGVEIGISVDLHPIICIALGTISASFGGVIRDILCNEIPVIFRKEIYATPCILGGITFFVLQYVHLEEDLIYIFTALIVISIRLIAVKFKVQLPSIYQK; this is encoded by the coding sequence ATGCTATTTTACGCACTTGATATTATCGGAACATTTGCCTTTGCCATTTCAGGCGTACTTGTGGCTATGCAAAAACGCTTGGATCCGTTTGGGATTTTAATCATTGCTTTTGTTACGGCCATTGGTGGCGGAACGTTGCGCGATGTACTTATTGGCAGAACGCCTGTAGGTTGGATGAACGATTTGAATTATGTATATACCATTGGTTTGGCATGTGTTTTTGCGGTATTACTTCGGAAAAAATTGAACAAACTCCGAAAGTCACTATTTTTATTTGATACGATTGGTTTGGGTGTTTTCACCATTATTGGTGTGGAAATAGGAATCTCCGTTGACCTGCATCCGATTATTTGCATCGCTTTGGGAACGATAAGCGCAAGTTTTGGTGGCGTTATTCGCGATATTTTATGTAACGAAATTCCAGTGATTTTTCGAAAAGAAATCTATGCAACACCTTGTATTTTGGGCGGAATTACCTTTTTTGTGTTACAATACGTTCATTTGGAAGAAGACCTAATCTATATTTTTACAGCATTGATAGTGATTTCCATTCGTTTGATTGCGGTAAAATTTAAAGTGCAGTTGCCATCTATTTATCAAAAATAA
- a CDS encoding outer membrane beta-barrel protein, whose product MKNYASALLVFLMTTSGVFAQINFEKGYFVTENGQKTNCYIKNEGWINNPSKFEYRLTPNGKTKVLRTTNLKTIEITGAFKLEKHTVPFDDSERDLKELKFERSPDYKDTTLMLNVLLEGKATLYSYRDEDKRAFYYSKDGGDIQVLVYNVYTNEDRKILYNNRYQQQLLTELPCTGITEKRLVRVAYHASDLRSLFKDYNECKGVESKEFKKPKKGKFHLKVFAGAYNSTSVSDLGISAFFAGGVETDAAWAPTFGVEFEYVLPFNRNKWAAFIAPNYSAYEGEGNFLDLAIRRNYKLEYSAIQIPVGARHYMFLNDDSKLFLSGAVLFDIILDAEGSGNVSIEKERFSAGAGFSLGVGYSYDKFSIEARYLPSRDLLQDSGGSRIELNQFSLTVGYTIF is encoded by the coding sequence ATGAAAAATTACGCAAGTGCATTACTTGTTTTCTTGATGACTACCTCAGGGGTTTTTGCACAAATCAACTTTGAAAAAGGCTATTTTGTTACTGAAAATGGTCAAAAAACCAATTGTTACATTAAAAATGAAGGTTGGATAAACAATCCTTCAAAATTTGAATACCGACTTACGCCAAATGGCAAGACGAAAGTATTGCGAACTACCAACCTAAAAACAATAGAAATTACGGGGGCTTTCAAATTAGAAAAACATACCGTTCCTTTTGATGATTCTGAAAGAGATCTCAAAGAATTAAAGTTTGAACGAAGTCCTGATTACAAAGATACCACCTTGATGCTAAACGTATTACTAGAAGGAAAAGCAACGTTATATTCGTACAGAGATGAAGATAAAAGAGCTTTTTATTATTCAAAAGACGGTGGAGACATTCAGGTATTGGTGTACAATGTATACACAAATGAAGATCGTAAAATTTTGTATAACAATCGCTATCAACAGCAATTACTAACCGAATTACCTTGTACGGGAATTACTGAAAAAAGATTGGTGCGAGTTGCGTATCATGCGAGTGATTTAAGATCGTTATTTAAAGATTATAACGAATGTAAAGGTGTAGAAAGTAAAGAATTTAAAAAACCAAAGAAAGGAAAGTTTCATTTGAAAGTATTTGCTGGAGCCTATAACAGTACCAGTGTATCCGATTTGGGTATATCTGCATTTTTTGCAGGAGGTGTTGAAACTGATGCAGCTTGGGCACCTACTTTTGGTGTAGAATTCGAATATGTATTGCCTTTTAATAGAAATAAGTGGGCGGCGTTTATAGCTCCTAATTACAGCGCATATGAAGGTGAAGGTAATTTCTTAGATTTGGCTATTAGAAGAAACTATAAACTTGAATACAGTGCTATTCAAATTCCTGTTGGAGCTCGTCATTACATGTTTTTAAACGATGATTCCAAACTATTTTTAAGTGGTGCCGTACTTTTTGACATCATATTAGATGCAGAAGGAAGTGGAAATGTTTCTATTGAGAAAGAAAGATTTTCAGCTGGCGCAGGATTTTCCCTTGGAGTTGGTTATAGTTATGATAAATTTTCTATTGAAGCTCGCTACCTTCCAAGTAGAGACTTACTACAAGATAGTGGCGGATCAAGAATTGAATTGAATCAATTTTCTCTTACCGTAGGATATACTATTTTTTAA
- a CDS encoding peptidylprolyl isomerase — protein sequence MKKICFVLIVLCVLCSCEDTKTSTPDLKESKKTETTKTPEKPVEKPKKKPKKEIMITSDNVLDYMIEYGKKNPEKKVRIITDFGNIDLELYEETPYHRANFIMLAKRNYFEGTQFHRVVKNFVIQGGNSDGWSIAKKRQKIGKYLLPPDTKKGFRHDRGVISMPSGDIDRAYKFASPYEFFIVQKKGGTHHLNGEYTAFGKVIAGMDVVDEIANQPTDKGEWPQQNIMIRGVKVLD from the coding sequence ATGAAAAAGATTTGCTTTGTATTGATTGTGTTGTGCGTTTTATGTAGTTGCGAAGATACTAAAACTTCTACACCTGATTTGAAAGAATCAAAAAAAACTGAAACGACAAAAACACCCGAAAAACCTGTCGAAAAGCCAAAAAAGAAGCCAAAAAAAGAAATCATGATTACCAGCGACAATGTGTTGGATTACATGATTGAATATGGCAAAAAAAATCCTGAAAAGAAAGTTAGAATTATTACAGATTTTGGAAATATTGATTTAGAATTGTACGAAGAAACTCCGTATCACCGCGCTAACTTTATCATGCTTGCCAAACGTAATTATTTTGAAGGTACTCAGTTTCATCGCGTGGTAAAAAACTTTGTAATTCAAGGTGGAAACTCCGACGGTTGGAGCATTGCAAAAAAGCGTCAAAAAATTGGTAAATATTTGCTTCCGCCTGATACAAAAAAAGGATTCCGACATGACAGAGGTGTAATTTCTATGCCAAGCGGCGATATTGATCGCGCCTACAAATTTGCTTCTCCTTATGAGTTTTTTATCGTTCAGAAAAAAGGTGGCACACATCACTTAAATGGCGAATATACTGCCTTTGGAAAAGTAATTGCAGGCATGGATGTGGTGGACGAAATTGCCAATCAACCCACAGACAAAGGCGAATGGCCACAACAAAATATCATGATTCGTGGCGTGAAAGTATTAGATTGA
- a CDS encoding CoA pyrophosphatase, translated as MNFDNFTKILPKIAKIPLPGTASQLKMAPSMREKELQAMKVRMQNARKSAVMALFYPNAHRETNFVLILRKTYNGVHSNQVGFPGGKAEPEDIDYEATALRETEEEVGVHVHSIEIVRKITATYIPPSNFIVQPFIGIVQETPTFIPQPSEVEDILEVPLSDFLSERAVIEKELTTSYMKKIQVPAFYLNKHVVWGATAMMLSEVKDIISEAISN; from the coding sequence ATGAATTTTGATAATTTTACAAAAATCCTTCCAAAAATAGCAAAAATCCCGCTTCCAGGCACAGCTTCTCAATTGAAAATGGCGCCATCTATGCGTGAAAAAGAGTTGCAAGCGATGAAAGTTCGTATGCAAAACGCTCGTAAGTCTGCGGTAATGGCTTTATTTTATCCAAATGCACACAGAGAAACCAATTTTGTATTAATTCTACGGAAAACCTATAATGGCGTGCATTCTAATCAAGTTGGGTTTCCTGGCGGAAAAGCAGAACCGGAAGATATTGATTATGAAGCCACCGCTTTGCGTGAAACAGAAGAAGAAGTTGGCGTGCATGTACACTCTATAGAAATTGTTCGGAAAATTACTGCGACTTACATTCCACCAAGTAACTTTATCGTTCAGCCATTTATTGGGATTGTTCAAGAAACACCCACGTTTATCCCACAACCTTCCGAAGTAGAAGATATCTTGGAAGTTCCACTTTCAGATTTTCTTTCTGAGCGTGCAGTAATTGAAAAAGAGCTGACAACTTCTTACATGAAAAAAATACAAGTTCCTGCATTTTATTTGAACAAACACGTGGTTTGGGGAGCAACAGCTATGATGTTAAGTGAAGTTAAAGACATCATTTCTGAAGCCATTTCAAATTAG
- a CDS encoding 1-acyl-sn-glycerol-3-phosphate acyltransferase has product MGLFKRNPFGHILFLKKWLIRIAGTMTHKRYRGFNELKIEGSEILRSLPENNVLFVSNHQTYFADVVAMFHVFNASLKGRDDNIKNVGYLWNPKLNLYYVAAKETMKSGFLPKILAYAGSVSIERTWRANGEDVNRQVKMSDISNIGIALDDGWVITFPQGTTRPWKPIRKGTAHIIKRYKPTVVPIVIDGFRRSFDRKGLRIKKKGILQSMEIKEPLEIDYDNESVSEIIEKIEYAIEQHPSFLKVIPQEEIEAMEKLNEKRKWEY; this is encoded by the coding sequence ATGGGATTATTCAAAAGAAATCCTTTCGGACATATACTCTTTTTAAAAAAATGGTTGATTAGAATTGCAGGAACAATGACGCATAAACGTTATCGCGGTTTTAATGAATTAAAAATTGAGGGTTCAGAAATTTTACGATCCTTGCCAGAAAATAATGTATTGTTTGTTTCCAATCATCAAACATATTTTGCGGATGTAGTGGCGATGTTTCATGTATTTAATGCGAGCTTAAAAGGGCGTGATGATAATATTAAAAATGTAGGCTATTTGTGGAATCCGAAGCTGAATTTGTATTATGTAGCCGCCAAGGAAACTATGAAATCTGGATTCCTACCAAAAATATTAGCATATGCAGGCTCTGTAAGTATTGAACGTACATGGCGTGCCAATGGAGAAGATGTCAACCGACAAGTAAAAATGAGCGATATTTCAAATATCGGAATCGCATTAGACGATGGTTGGGTAATTACGTTTCCACAAGGTACTACGAGACCTTGGAAACCTATTCGGAAAGGAACCGCACATATTATAAAACGGTACAAACCCACTGTTGTTCCAATTGTAATTGATGGTTTTAGACGTTCTTTTGATCGAAAAGGATTGCGTATCAAAAAGAAAGGAATATTGCAATCTATGGAAATCAAAGAACCGTTAGAAATTGATTATGATAACGAAAGTGTTTCTGAAATTATAGAAAAAATAGAATATGCCATTGAGCAACATCCATCATTCTTAAAAGTAATTCCACAAGAAGAAATTGAAGCAATGGAGAAACTCAATGAAAAGCGTAAATGGGAATATTAA
- a CDS encoding RNA polymerase sigma factor — MSNNLEHNFVTELERHQNIVHKVCRIYTSNKDQHNDLFQEITIQLWKAYPKFRGDSKFSTWMYRVALNTAITLYRKSKRRVKTQDYESVIFKISSEDYDDTEEEQLKLMYKAIKQLSDIEKALIFLYLEDKNYKEIAQTIGITEVNARVKMNRIKTKLRKILNP; from the coding sequence TTGAGCAACAACCTCGAACATAATTTTGTTACCGAATTAGAACGCCATCAGAATATCGTTCATAAAGTATGTCGTATTTATACCTCAAATAAAGATCAGCACAACGATCTTTTTCAAGAAATTACGATACAATTATGGAAAGCATATCCGAAATTTAGAGGCGATTCTAAGTTTAGTACTTGGATGTATCGTGTCGCACTAAACACTGCGATTACACTGTACAGAAAGTCTAAACGTAGGGTAAAAACACAAGATTATGAAAGTGTCATTTTTAAAATTTCCTCCGAGGATTATGATGATACAGAAGAAGAACAGCTAAAACTAATGTATAAAGCAATTAAGCAATTATCAGATATTGAGAAAGCATTGATTTTTTTATACCTAGAAGATAAAAATTATAAAGAAATAGCCCAAACAATTGGTATTACGGAAGTGAATGCACGTGTGAAGATGAACCGAATTAAGACCAAATTGAGAAAGATTTTAAATCCATAA
- a CDS encoding NAD(P)/FAD-dependent oxidoreductase, with product MNIPRTSYERVVIIGGGFAGISLAKQLGKQEMQAVLIDKHNYHTFQPLLYQVSTGGLEPDSIAYPIRKIIKDYPNFYFRMGNVEAIDTENNCITTDIGDLSYDHLVIATGSTTNFFGNSDIEKNSMVMKTIPQSLNLRSLILENFEQAILTSDLEERNGLMNFVIVGAGPTGVELAGALAEIKKGILPKDYPDLDIRQMKINLVQSSDRILPAMSEQASEKAEDYLQGLGVDVWKNLRVTNYDGDWVTTNNTVNFKAATVIWSAGVKGATIPGVDGEELITRGNRILVNEFNQVKGFDNVYALGDIAAMQSDDYPYGHPMMAQPAIQQGKHLGKNFVRRTKGKEMKPFHYFDKGSMATVGRNKAVVDLPKFKFQGVFAWFVWMFVHLFFLIGFRNRMVVFINWVYNYIRFDREARLIIRPYKNRKRSSLH from the coding sequence ATGAACATACCAAGAACAAGTTACGAAAGAGTCGTCATTATTGGTGGCGGATTTGCAGGAATTTCGCTGGCAAAACAATTGGGCAAACAGGAAATGCAAGCCGTATTGATTGACAAGCATAATTACCACACATTTCAACCTTTACTCTATCAAGTGTCTACGGGCGGATTGGAACCCGATTCCATCGCATATCCAATTCGGAAAATTATCAAAGATTATCCTAATTTCTATTTTCGAATGGGAAATGTGGAAGCCATTGATACTGAAAATAATTGCATAACCACAGATATTGGCGACCTGAGTTATGATCATTTGGTCATTGCAACAGGTTCTACCACGAACTTTTTTGGCAATAGTGACATTGAGAAAAATAGCATGGTGATGAAAACGATTCCACAATCGTTGAATCTCCGCAGTTTGATTCTTGAAAATTTTGAACAAGCGATTCTAACTTCCGATTTAGAGGAACGCAACGGATTGATGAATTTTGTCATCGTAGGTGCAGGTCCAACAGGCGTAGAATTGGCAGGCGCTTTGGCGGAAATCAAAAAAGGAATTCTTCCAAAAGATTATCCCGATTTAGACATTCGTCAGATGAAAATTAATTTAGTGCAAAGCTCGGATCGTATTTTACCTGCAATGAGCGAACAAGCTTCCGAAAAGGCTGAAGATTATTTGCAAGGACTTGGTGTAGATGTTTGGAAAAATTTACGTGTCACCAATTATGATGGCGACTGGGTAACAACCAACAATACTGTCAATTTTAAAGCGGCAACGGTTATTTGGTCTGCTGGTGTAAAAGGAGCAACCATTCCTGGTGTGGATGGAGAAGAACTCATTACGAGAGGCAATCGTATATTAGTGAACGAATTCAATCAAGTCAAAGGATTTGACAATGTGTATGCATTGGGAGACATTGCAGCGATGCAAAGCGATGACTATCCGTACGGACATCCAATGATGGCACAACCAGCCATTCAACAAGGGAAACACTTAGGAAAAAACTTCGTAAGACGCACCAAAGGGAAAGAAATGAAGCCTTTTCACTATTTTGACAAAGGTTCTATGGCAACTGTGGGAAGAAACAAAGCTGTGGTCGATTTACCAAAGTTTAAATTTCAAGGCGTTTTTGCTTGGTTTGTGTGGATGTTTGTACACTTATTCTTTCTGATTGGTTTCCGAAACCGAATGGTTGTGTTTATCAATTGGGTATACAATTACATTCGCTTCGATCGTGAAGCACGCTTAATCATCCGACCGTATAAAAATCGAAAACGATCGTCATTACACTAA
- a CDS encoding lysoplasmalogenase, producing MKFFKAFIVLFLLNLSLDIFFNNAEGLSQCRIVTKPLITILLGVFFYLNSSEIKFQKRLIILGALTALCIGDIFLLETMPFYSFMTGLSLFLGSILLYSLYFYKQTLYNIDRLIPFLAVSLLISLALFYFMFEKLNNLLIPVMIYMATVLNFLKLAYLRYKNVNLKSYRLVFIGVSCFTVAQIIIGLNQFCEAVPYKDIYIMLFYGTSQLLIILGILMMKNHITNKEDRFLV from the coding sequence ATGAAATTTTTTAAAGCTTTTATAGTACTATTCTTATTAAACCTTTCTTTAGACATTTTTTTTAACAATGCTGAAGGATTATCTCAATGCAGAATTGTTACGAAACCTTTGATTACGATTTTGCTGGGAGTTTTTTTCTACTTGAATAGTAGCGAGATCAAATTTCAAAAACGGTTGATCATTCTGGGTGCGCTAACTGCCTTGTGTATTGGTGATATTTTCTTGCTGGAAACTATGCCATTTTATTCTTTTATGACGGGACTTTCCTTGTTTTTGGGTTCTATTCTACTCTACTCCTTGTATTTTTACAAACAAACGCTTTATAACATTGACCGATTGATTCCATTTTTAGCAGTTTCTTTGCTAATTTCTTTGGCCTTGTTTTACTTTATGTTTGAGAAACTAAATAATCTACTCATTCCAGTAATGATTTATATGGCAACCGTTTTAAACTTTTTAAAGCTTGCTTATTTACGCTATAAAAATGTGAATTTAAAAAGCTATCGCTTGGTTTTTATAGGCGTTTCATGTTTCACTGTAGCACAAATTATTATTGGATTGAATCAGTTTTGTGAAGCCGTCCCGTACAAAGATATTTATATCATGCTATTTTATGGAACTTCTCAACTGCTAATTATTCTTGGCATTTTAATGATGAAAAATCATATTACAAATAAAGAAGACCGTTTTTTAGTGTAA
- a CDS encoding TlpA disulfide reductase family protein, with product MTKFSIVTLLCVLCFSCASDTKTEKNAPAAFIVENISEEKTVKNTAPVTFIISNTMRNEFVSVYRNLNFDTFSEDKHVFSEKPADTIQLAVNERELVYISSKFSAKDTLHVKNGDTIYLNLKDKQLKIDRKQPLTLPEYTLRNDEIDSLTKTFYYIDYKAPFNLQSDKYQKMNPIFPLRIDRKNFKMKSKELVHLSNRLVDRLTLLNTKYDSLRNIHPEKTAYYNLLKDELNYAAFFELNRFYSYSKNEAVKDIIASDVFFNDRTITETILYKKLNTYIEKVILKNKRIKQKFKRKVDYKTAFDSLPNYIKNKELLALGKIVCIYNDARQNASKATLNTYIENFSSEFPDEKYESYLQKIQEDYGLSKSITSLDAATVYLTDTKETSTQLDTFLQQHKGKLVYVDFWASWCAPCRAVMPDSKALAKEYAGKEVVFSYVSIDRNKAQWKKAVIDENLNHTKSNFLATNYTTATFFKELKINTIPRYLLFDTNGKLIHENAPGPDSAEIRKLLNQHLN from the coding sequence ATGACTAAATTTAGTATTGTCACACTTTTATGTGTATTATGTTTTTCGTGTGCTTCTGATACGAAAACTGAAAAAAATGCTCCAGCGGCATTTATTGTAGAAAATATTAGCGAAGAAAAAACGGTTAAAAATACAGCTCCTGTTACTTTTATTATTTCGAATACTATGCGAAACGAGTTTGTTTCTGTGTATCGAAATTTGAACTTTGATACGTTTTCAGAAGATAAACACGTATTTTCTGAAAAGCCCGCTGATACTATTCAATTGGCAGTCAATGAAAGAGAACTTGTATATATAAGCTCAAAATTCTCTGCGAAAGATACATTGCACGTAAAAAACGGAGATACTATTTATCTTAATTTGAAGGATAAACAACTAAAAATTGACCGAAAACAACCTCTTACACTTCCCGAATATACACTTCGAAATGACGAAATTGATTCTTTGACAAAAACATTTTATTATATTGATTATAAGGCGCCTTTTAATTTACAATCAGACAAATACCAAAAGATGAATCCGATTTTCCCATTGCGTATCGACCGAAAAAATTTTAAGATGAAATCTAAGGAATTGGTTCATTTGTCAAACCGTTTGGTAGACCGTTTGACGCTTTTGAATACAAAATATGATTCTTTGCGCAACATTCATCCCGAAAAAACTGCTTATTACAATCTTTTAAAAGATGAATTGAATTATGCTGCTTTTTTTGAGTTGAATCGTTTTTATTCGTATTCAAAAAATGAAGCTGTGAAAGATATCATTGCTTCTGATGTCTTTTTTAACGACCGTACTATTACAGAAACGATATTGTATAAAAAACTGAACACGTATATTGAAAAAGTGATTCTGAAAAATAAAAGAATCAAGCAAAAATTTAAACGAAAAGTAGATTACAAAACTGCTTTTGATTCGCTTCCTAATTATATTAAAAATAAAGAATTATTGGCGTTGGGAAAGATTGTTTGTATTTATAATGATGCGCGACAAAATGCTTCAAAAGCCACATTGAATACCTACATAGAGAATTTTTCAAGCGAGTTTCCCGATGAAAAATATGAGAGCTATCTTCAAAAAATTCAGGAAGATTACGGATTGTCTAAAAGTATCACTTCGCTAGATGCGGCTACTGTGTATTTGACTGATACGAAAGAAACTTCAACACAATTAGATACATTTCTGCAACAGCATAAAGGAAAGCTTGTATATGTTGATTTTTGGGCGAGTTGGTGTGCGCCGTGCCGTGCCGTAATGCCCGATTCTAAAGCATTGGCAAAAGAATACGCTGGTAAAGAAGTGGTATTTTCGTATGTTTCTATTGATAGGAATAAAGCACAATGGAAAAAAGCCGTTATTGATGAGAATTTAAACCATACAAAATCAAATTTTTTAGCGACAAATTACACCACAGCTACTTTCTTCAAAGAATTGAAAATTAATACAATACCTAGATACCTTCTGTTTGATACCAATGGAAAATTGATTCATGAAAATGCTCCAGGTCCAGACAGTGCTGAAATTAGAAAACTATTAAATCAACATCTTAATTAA
- a CDS encoding metal-dependent hydrolase — protein sequence MASIFGHAFAAFAIGKVANTQLNPVKLSLLVIFCSVIPDADVIMFNFGYSYAHPLGHRGFTHSIVFAFLLAFLIRIIFYRKVKFFSKLGIKLFIVFLVATLSHSLLDACTNGGKGVGFFIPFDNTRHFFSWRPILVSPLGVGRFFSEYGVRVLQNEAFYIGIPAISLLILHYFLRKINLKK from the coding sequence ATGGCTTCTATTTTTGGACACGCATTCGCGGCATTTGCCATTGGAAAAGTTGCGAATACCCAACTAAATCCTGTAAAATTATCGCTTTTAGTCATTTTTTGTTCAGTCATTCCTGACGCAGATGTTATTATGTTCAATTTTGGATATTCGTACGCACATCCGTTGGGACATCGTGGATTTACACACAGCATTGTGTTTGCTTTTTTATTGGCGTTTTTAATTCGAATTATATTTTACCGCAAGGTTAAATTCTTCTCCAAACTTGGAATCAAACTCTTCATCGTTTTTTTAGTAGCGACACTTTCACACAGTTTGCTAGACGCGTGTACCAATGGCGGAAAAGGCGTTGGATTCTTTATTCCTTTTGACAATACTCGTCATTTTTTTTCATGGCGACCGATTTTGGTGTCTCCTTTAGGTGTTGGACGATTTTTTAGCGAATATGGAGTACGTGTGCTTCAAAATGAGGCTTTTTACATTGGAATTCCTGCTATCAGCTTGTTAATATTGCATTATTTTCTGAGAAAAATCAACCTCAAAAAATAA
- a CDS encoding DUF6576 domain-containing protein, protein MDLMAYLAAAVIAIFIYIKFFKPKKDAEAFTEKLGNKFESIDDQFNAKRKQKQETIDRILEKIGNDGMESLTPEEKAFLDQNAQ, encoded by the coding sequence ATGGATTTAATGGCGTATCTTGCTGCTGCAGTTATTGCAATTTTTATTTACATCAAATTTTTCAAACCCAAGAAAGATGCGGAAGCATTTACAGAGAAGCTTGGGAATAAGTTTGAATCTATTGATGACCAATTCAACGCAAAGCGAAAACAGAAACAAGAAACGATTGATCGAATTTTAGAAAAAATCGGCAACGACGGTATGGAAAGCTTAACTCCCGAAGAAAAAGCATTTTTAGACCAAAACGCCCAATAA